A single window of Selenomonas sputigena DNA harbors:
- the rpsU gene encoding 30S ribosomal protein S21, giving the protein MANEVKVGKNETIDSALRRFKRTCQKAGTLAEVRKREHYEKPSVKRKKKSEAARKRKFRA; this is encoded by the coding sequence ATGGCAAATGAGGTCAAAGTAGGAAAGAACGAAACGATCGACAGTGCTCTCCGCAGATTCAAGCGTACCTGCCAGAAGGCTGGTACTTTGGCAGAAGTTAGGAAACGTGAACATTACGAGAAACCGAGCGTCAAGCGCAAGAAGAAGTCCGAGGCGGCTCGTAAGCGCAAGTTCCGCGCATGA
- the minC gene encoding septum site-determining protein MinC yields the protein MEKESVLFKGLKTGLLLVLVGKPEFSVVEREIREKLESSALFFRRGTVIEWRTGTFTAKESLALKKLFLQHGLYFREMKEEADAKKPVVSAVSGAAAAARAGAVLGRKKAESSEMKTEPDADKKDVQMLVVNRTLRGGQEVQSQGSVLVLGNVNPGAQVIAGGSIDIRGTCRGIVHAGAYGDRDAIIIADHLMPVQIRIADVIAQSPEQYEKPELAERASVQDGRIVIEPIER from the coding sequence ATGGAGAAAGAAAGCGTATTGTTCAAGGGGCTGAAGACGGGGCTTCTGCTCGTGCTGGTGGGAAAGCCCGAGTTTTCTGTTGTTGAGCGCGAGATTCGTGAAAAGCTGGAATCGAGCGCCCTGTTCTTTCGGCGCGGCACGGTCATCGAGTGGCGCACGGGGACGTTCACGGCGAAGGAAAGCCTCGCTCTGAAGAAGCTCTTCCTGCAGCACGGTTTGTACTTCCGTGAGATGAAGGAAGAAGCTGATGCAAAGAAGCCTGTCGTCAGCGCGGTGAGCGGGGCGGCGGCAGCGGCGCGGGCGGGAGCCGTCCTCGGCAGGAAGAAGGCGGAGTCTTCCGAGATGAAGACAGAGCCGGACGCGGACAAGAAGGACGTGCAGATGCTCGTCGTGAACCGCACGCTTCGCGGCGGGCAAGAGGTGCAGAGCCAAGGCTCGGTGCTCGTTCTCGGCAACGTGAACCCCGGGGCGCAGGTCATCGCAGGCGGCAGCATCGACATTCGCGGCACTTGCCGCGGCATCGTCCATGCGGGCGCCTATGGCGACAGGGATGCCATCATCATCGCGGATCACCTGATGCCCGTGCAGATCCGCATCGCCGATGTCATAGCGCAGTCGCCCGAGCAGTATGAGAAGCCGGAGCTTGCCGAAAGGGCGAGCGTGCAGGATGGACGAATCGTGATTGAACCGATAGAAAGGTAG
- the minD gene encoding septum site-determining protein MinD has protein sequence MAEVIVITSGKGGVGKTTTTANIGVGLAKRGKKVVLIDTDTGLRNLDLLLGLERRIVYTLVDVIQKRTTYKRALVRHKKYETLFLMPTSQVADKSAIEPEQMKELITEMKGEFDYILVDCPAGIEQGFQTAVIAADWAIVVTMPEIAAVRDADKIIGRLQNDGKEIKLVVNRIRSQMVKDGTMLDMDAINDILSLPCIGQIPDDEKVIDSANRGEPVIDNANSLAGKAYANVVSRIMGEDVPFLEAPNESFLQRLKNMILGRGKRDD, from the coding sequence ATGGCAGAAGTTATCGTTATCACCTCAGGCAAGGGAGGAGTCGGCAAGACGACGACCACGGCGAATATTGGCGTGGGACTCGCGAAGCGCGGCAAGAAGGTCGTGCTCATCGACACCGATACGGGGCTCAGGAATCTCGATTTGCTCCTAGGACTCGAACGCCGCATCGTCTATACACTCGTCGACGTCATCCAGAAGCGCACGACGTACAAGAGGGCGCTCGTGCGCCACAAGAAGTATGAGACGCTCTTCTTGATGCCGACGTCACAGGTCGCGGACAAGTCGGCGATCGAACCCGAGCAGATGAAGGAACTCATCACTGAGATGAAGGGAGAGTTCGACTACATCCTCGTCGACTGCCCGGCGGGCATCGAGCAGGGCTTCCAGACGGCGGTCATCGCAGCGGATTGGGCGATCGTCGTCACGATGCCCGAGATCGCCGCCGTGCGCGATGCCGACAAGATCATCGGCAGACTGCAGAACGACGGCAAGGAGATCAAGCTCGTCGTCAACCGCATTCGCTCGCAGATGGTCAAGGACGGCACGATGCTCGACATGGATGCGATCAACGACATCCTGTCCCTGCCGTGCATCGGACAGATTCCCGACGATGAGAAGGTCATCGATTCGGCGAACCGCGGCGAGCCGGTCATTGACAATGCGAACTCGCTCGCAGGCAAGGCGTATGCCAACGTCGTTTCGCGCATCATGGGCGAGGATGTGCCCTTTCTTGAAGCACCGAACGAGAGCTTCCTGCAGCGGCTCAAGAACATGATCCTCGGAAGGGGGAAGCGTGATGATTGA
- the mrdA gene encoding penicillin-binding protein 2, giving the protein MHVLGGVIVAVIVVLLLRLVYLQIYDGDYYASLADGNRIRIIPSVAPRGNFFDRNGTPLVMNRPSFTVSLLPLSGTIPEDVIERLSVLLHVPTEEIHKKIDAHVGFDPIRIKQDIGPEVYTIIEEQRDKYPGVMIEAQPIRDYVYKTWGAHVFGYVSEISNEELEKRKAEGYKSGDIVGKFGLERVYDKTVRGTDGGRQVEVDVAGKPVNNLGTKEPIAGNDLVLTIDATIQVAAERAIDQQLSAIGANAAAAVVMNPQTGEVLALVSRPSFDPNLFVNGISTKDWKVINENPYHPMDNKAITGEYPPGSTFKIVTGTAALQENVVSPNEIIYDSGRHWIIPKGNAGGEALGPINFIQALAHSDNVYFYEMGNRLGVDRLGEYARMFGVGSKTGIDLPYEAEGLVPSREYKKKVYEDDWYLSETFDAAIGQGFDLVTPLQAAAIMGTIAANGDRYQPHLVQRIVGPDGNTVETIKPKRIGRLDVRPEVIALVQQGLRDVTKYGTAAAAFGAKYPVDIAGKTGTAENSHGRDHGWFVAYGPFNNPTIVVAVIVEQGGFGSLSAVPIGKKILDAAFGLDTPEVKAVRQEVAARQKS; this is encoded by the coding sequence ATGCATGTGCTCGGCGGCGTCATCGTCGCCGTCATCGTTGTGCTTCTGCTGCGGCTCGTCTATCTCCAAATCTACGACGGCGACTATTATGCGAGCCTTGCGGACGGCAACCGCATTCGCATCATCCCGAGCGTCGCGCCGCGCGGCAATTTCTTCGACCGCAATGGCACGCCTCTCGTCATGAACCGCCCGAGCTTCACCGTGTCGCTCTTGCCACTGTCGGGTACGATTCCCGAGGACGTCATCGAGCGATTGTCCGTGCTCCTTCATGTGCCGACGGAAGAGATCCACAAGAAGATCGACGCACATGTCGGCTTCGATCCCATACGCATCAAGCAGGACATCGGCCCTGAAGTCTATACGATCATCGAGGAACAGCGCGACAAGTATCCGGGCGTCATGATCGAGGCGCAGCCGATCCGCGATTACGTCTACAAGACGTGGGGCGCACACGTCTTCGGTTACGTCAGCGAGATCAGCAACGAGGAACTGGAAAAGCGCAAGGCGGAAGGCTACAAGTCGGGCGACATCGTCGGCAAGTTTGGCTTGGAGCGCGTCTACGACAAGACGGTGCGCGGCACGGACGGCGGCAGGCAGGTCGAGGTCGACGTTGCGGGCAAGCCCGTGAACAACCTCGGTACGAAGGAGCCGATCGCGGGCAACGACCTCGTCCTCACGATCGATGCGACGATCCAGGTCGCCGCCGAACGAGCCATCGATCAGCAGCTTTCCGCCATCGGCGCTAACGCGGCGGCAGCTGTCGTCATGAATCCGCAGACGGGCGAGGTGCTCGCCCTCGTGAGCCGTCCGTCCTTTGATCCGAACCTCTTCGTCAATGGCATATCGACGAAGGATTGGAAGGTTATCAACGAGAATCCGTATCATCCGATGGACAACAAGGCGATCACAGGCGAATATCCGCCAGGATCGACCTTCAAGATTGTCACGGGCACCGCTGCGCTGCAGGAAAACGTCGTCTCGCCGAATGAGATCATCTACGACTCGGGACGTCATTGGATCATCCCAAAGGGCAATGCGGGCGGCGAAGCGCTCGGCCCTATCAATTTCATCCAGGCGCTCGCCCACTCGGACAACGTCTACTTCTATGAGATGGGCAATCGACTTGGCGTCGACCGCCTCGGCGAGTACGCGCGCATGTTCGGCGTCGGCTCGAAGACGGGCATTGACCTGCCCTACGAGGCCGAAGGTCTCGTGCCGAGCCGCGAGTACAAGAAGAAGGTCTACGAGGACGACTGGTATCTGTCGGAGACCTTCGATGCGGCGATTGGGCAGGGATTCGACCTTGTGACGCCGCTGCAGGCGGCCGCCATCATGGGGACGATTGCAGCGAACGGTGACCGCTATCAGCCGCATCTTGTGCAGCGCATCGTAGGACCTGACGGCAATACGGTTGAGACGATAAAGCCCAAGCGCATCGGCAGGCTCGATGTGCGCCCCGAGGTCATCGCGCTCGTGCAGCAGGGACTCAGGGACGTCACGAAGTACGGCACGGCGGCGGCGGCCTTTGGCGCGAAGTATCCCGTCGACATCGCGGGCAAGACGGGGACGGCGGAGAACTCGCACGGGCGCGACCACGGCTGGTTCGTTGCCTATGGGCCATTCAACAACCCGACGATCGTCGTCGCGGTCATCGTCGAGCAGGGCGGCTTCGGCTCTCTGTCCGCCGTGCCGATCGGCAAGAAGATCCTCGACGCGGCTTTTGGCCTCGATACGCCCGAAGTCAAAGCTGTTCGTCAAGAAGTGGCGGCGCGGCAGAAATCTTGA
- the minE gene encoding cell division topological specificity factor MinE: MIEALLKIFGKQGKSSREIAHDRLKVVLIHDRLSVSPEVMDKIKTDIIHVISNYVEINQKDMEISLANDQDSVALIANIPVSRMKPKESSRR; encoded by the coding sequence ATGATTGAAGCTTTGCTCAAGATTTTCGGCAAGCAGGGCAAGTCGTCGCGCGAGATCGCCCATGATCGTCTGAAGGTCGTCCTGATCCACGACCGCTTGAGCGTTTCGCCCGAGGTCATGGACAAGATCAAGACCGACATCATCCACGTCATTTCTAACTATGTGGAGATCAATCAGAAGGACATGGAGATCTCGCTCGCCAACGATCAGGATTCCGTCGCGCTCATCGCGAACATTCCCGTGAGCCGAATGAAGCCCAAGGAAAGCAGCAGACGCTAG
- the mreC gene encoding rod shape-determining protein MreC: MSRIRRDDQDSNRKVWLLLVALVCVLCLVFFAGKGRFQSPFLSRAAETVLRPLQSATAWVGDKIHSLGTEFWEVYYVYDQNRMLKNEVEGLRVQNLEANEALAENARLKALLGYKQTKTQFDLVAARVIGRDYATWSGVIVIDRGTSSGVHENMPVVTEKGLVGVVVEAAPYSSKVRLILDPRAAVGTIVQRQESRVAGIVEGDPANPLMPRMKNIPKSADVVEDDVVVTSGYGGVYPKGLLVGTVKALKNDEGGLLKYAVLEPAVDFQRLEDVAVIVASREAPPAPITPPAQTPGTETDPAAEKAAAEAAKRAASQPAPAPAQPAAPAQPKQPAKQQNAQPAVQPQGAQKREAGARP; encoded by the coding sequence ATGAGCCGCATACGCAGAGACGACCAGGACTCGAACCGCAAGGTCTGGCTGCTCCTCGTTGCGCTCGTCTGCGTCCTCTGCCTCGTGTTCTTTGCGGGAAAGGGCAGGTTTCAGTCCCCCTTCCTGAGCCGCGCCGCCGAGACGGTGCTGCGTCCCCTCCAGTCCGCGACGGCCTGGGTGGGAGACAAGATCCACAGCCTCGGTACGGAGTTTTGGGAAGTCTATTACGTCTACGACCAGAATCGTATGCTGAAGAACGAGGTGGAAGGGCTGCGCGTGCAGAATCTCGAAGCGAACGAAGCGCTTGCTGAAAATGCACGCCTCAAGGCGCTTCTCGGCTACAAGCAGACGAAGACGCAGTTCGACCTCGTGGCAGCCCGCGTCATCGGACGCGACTATGCGACGTGGTCGGGCGTCATCGTCATCGACCGCGGTACATCGAGCGGCGTGCATGAGAACATGCCCGTCGTGACGGAGAAGGGACTCGTCGGCGTCGTCGTTGAGGCCGCGCCGTACTCCTCGAAGGTGCGGCTGATCCTCGACCCGCGCGCCGCCGTCGGCACGATCGTGCAGCGGCAGGAGTCGCGCGTCGCGGGCATCGTCGAGGGCGATCCAGCCAATCCCCTGATGCCGCGCATGAAAAACATTCCGAAGTCCGCCGATGTCGTCGAGGACGACGTCGTCGTGACGTCGGGCTACGGCGGCGTCTATCCGAAGGGGCTTCTCGTCGGCACGGTCAAAGCGTTGAAGAACGACGAGGGCGGCCTGTTGAAGTACGCCGTCTTAGAGCCTGCCGTCGACTTCCAGCGTTTGGAGGATGTCGCCGTCATCGTGGCGTCGCGCGAGGCGCCGCCCGCACCGATCACGCCGCCCGCGCAGACGCCGGGCACGGAGACGGACCCGGCGGCAGAGAAGGCGGCAGCAGAAGCGGCGAAGCGTGCGGCATCGCAGCCTGCGCCTGCTCCCGCTCAGCCGGCCGCACCGGCGCAGCCGAAGCAGCCGGCGAAACAGCAGAACGCCCAGCCTGCCGTGCAGCCGCAGGGCGCACAGAAGCGCGAGGCAGGTGCGCGGCCATGA
- the radC gene encoding RadC family protein, with the protein MTLLVRDLPADERPRERLLAEGAASLSNTELLAVLLRTGVKDDSVLRVAEKVLALYKERGLAAITQMSAKELSSIKGVGMAKAATILAAVELGRRLALKAAEERTIVHGPADAASYVMPRFRFERREHFAVLLLNAKNHILALKTISVGTLTSSVVHPREVFQAAIEQSAAAVILVHNHPSGDPAPSGEDLAVTRRMVEAGEIMDIPVLDHVIVGYDKFISLKEEGMIQ; encoded by the coding sequence ATGACGCTTCTCGTGCGTGATCTGCCCGCCGACGAGCGGCCGCGCGAAAGGCTTCTGGCCGAGGGCGCGGCGAGCCTTTCCAACACGGAACTTCTCGCCGTTCTCCTGCGCACGGGCGTCAAGGACGACTCGGTGCTCCGCGTCGCCGAGAAGGTGCTCGCGCTCTACAAGGAGCGCGGACTCGCCGCCATCACGCAGATGAGCGCGAAGGAGCTTTCGTCCATCAAGGGCGTGGGCATGGCGAAGGCGGCGACGATCCTCGCCGCCGTCGAACTCGGACGCCGCCTCGCGCTCAAGGCGGCAGAGGAGCGGACAATCGTGCACGGCCCAGCGGATGCCGCTTCCTATGTCATGCCGCGCTTTCGCTTCGAGCGCAGGGAGCACTTCGCCGTGCTGCTTTTGAATGCGAAAAACCACATCCTTGCCTTGAAGACGATTTCCGTGGGAACGCTCACATCTTCCGTCGTTCATCCGCGCGAGGTGTTCCAGGCGGCGATCGAGCAGTCGGCGGCGGCCGTCATCCTTGTCCACAATCATCCGTCGGGCGATCCTGCGCCGAGCGGCGAGGATCTCGCCGTGACGCGCCGCATGGTGGAGGCGGGGGAGATCATGGACATCCCCGTGCTCGATCACGTCATCGTAGGTTATGATAAATTTATTTCCCTAAAAGAAGAAGGTATGATACAATAG
- a CDS encoding DUF4321 domain-containing protein, with protein sequence MKFSSGRGFGMCAVFVFTGAVLGGLLGEALRGVEALSSIAPLLSETHPAFVLAPVAIDLFVVSVSFGLSFTPNIMSLVGVIVALVLFRRY encoded by the coding sequence GTGAAATTTTCTTCGGGGCGCGGCTTTGGCATGTGTGCCGTATTTGTTTTTACCGGCGCGGTGCTCGGTGGACTCTTGGGTGAGGCTCTGCGCGGCGTGGAGGCGCTTTCTTCGATTGCACCGCTTCTTTCCGAGACGCATCCGGCGTTCGTCTTGGCGCCCGTGGCGATCGATCTCTTCGTCGTCAGCGTCAGTTTCGGCCTTTCTTTCACGCCGAACATCATGAGTCTCGTCGGCGTCATCGTCGCGCTCGTTCTTTTCCGACGTTATTGA
- the mreD gene encoding rod shape-determining protein MreD yields MISYRRIFFWLAFVIALFVLQTSFFPVFSWNGVSVNLMLVLTVSWSLLYGARRGAFLGFMTGLLQDLTTGMFFGMDVFALTIIGYATGAFSRNVFKDPVFLPAMATMWATAAHYFFVLVLMLLLGYGFSLLYVVKTLLPALCWNVLFAYPVYRAASRMQSWLGRRK; encoded by the coding sequence ATGATCAGCTACCGCAGGATCTTCTTTTGGCTTGCGTTCGTGATCGCACTCTTCGTCCTGCAGACCTCATTTTTCCCCGTATTTTCCTGGAACGGCGTTTCGGTGAACCTCATGCTGGTTCTTACCGTTTCGTGGAGCCTCCTTTACGGGGCGCGCCGCGGTGCTTTTCTGGGCTTCATGACGGGACTCCTGCAGGATCTCACCACGGGCATGTTCTTCGGCATGGACGTCTTCGCCTTGACGATCATCGGCTATGCCACGGGCGCATTTTCGCGCAACGTGTTCAAGGATCCCGTGTTCCTGCCTGCGATGGCGACGATGTGGGCGACGGCCGCGCACTATTTCTTTGTGCTCGTTCTCATGCTGCTTCTCGGCTACGGCTTCAGTCTGCTCTATGTTGTCAAGACACTTCTTCCGGCGCTTTGCTGGAACGTTCTTTTCGCCTACCCCGTCTATCGCGCGGCGAGCCGCATGCAGTCGTGGCTGGGGCGGCGAAAGTAA
- a CDS encoding ArsB/NhaD family transporter codes for MEQETIAGIIFVAMYAVIVSEKIHRTIIAMIGALLMIVMGIMTQETAIHHIDFDTLGLLIGMMIIVAITSKTGLFNFIAVWAAKKAKADPVNLLVYLSLITAVCSAFLDNVTTVLLMVPVTFSITTKLHVDVMPYLLAQVIASNVGGTATLIGDPPNIMISSAVKELTFAAFIENLAIISIINLILITAIFVLLYRKHLTTKPELKALVMQENEWDELKDIPLLRKCLFVLGLVILMFFLHSLTGLESSLIAIAGAFLLLLLVGKEEFVEHAMHGVEWPTIFFFIGLFIAVGGLVETGVIRNLAVQGVNLTGGDVTKTSMLVLWMSAIVSAFLDNIPFVATMIPLIRDMGAMGVSNLEPVWWSLALGACLGGNGTIIGASANVIVAGMAAERGIPMTFVRFMMVGFPLMILTILTSTVYVYLRYLM; via the coding sequence ATGGAACAGGAAACAATAGCTGGTATCATCTTCGTTGCGATGTATGCGGTGATCGTCTCTGAGAAGATCCATCGCACGATCATTGCGATGATCGGCGCACTGCTCATGATCGTCATGGGCATCATGACGCAGGAGACCGCCATCCACCACATCGACTTCGACACCCTCGGGCTTTTGATCGGCATGATGATCATTGTCGCCATCACGAGCAAGACGGGGTTGTTCAACTTCATCGCCGTCTGGGCAGCGAAAAAGGCGAAGGCCGACCCCGTGAATCTCTTGGTCTACTTGTCACTGATCACGGCTGTTTGCTCGGCGTTTCTCGACAACGTGACGACGGTTCTCTTGATGGTGCCGGTCACGTTCAGCATCACGACGAAGCTCCATGTCGATGTTATGCCGTATCTTTTGGCGCAGGTCATCGCATCGAACGTTGGCGGCACGGCGACGCTCATCGGCGATCCGCCGAACATCATGATCAGCAGCGCGGTCAAGGAACTGACGTTTGCAGCGTTCATTGAGAACCTTGCGATCATCTCGATCATCAACCTCATCCTCATCACGGCGATCTTCGTTCTGCTCTATCGCAAGCATTTGACGACGAAGCCCGAACTCAAGGCTCTCGTGATGCAGGAGAACGAGTGGGACGAGCTCAAAGACATCCCGCTTCTCAGGAAGTGCCTGTTCGTGCTCGGCCTTGTCATCTTGATGTTCTTCCTGCATTCGCTGACGGGCCTTGAGTCCTCGCTCATCGCGATTGCGGGCGCGTTCCTGCTGCTCCTCTTGGTCGGCAAGGAAGAGTTTGTGGAGCACGCGATGCACGGCGTCGAGTGGCCGACGATCTTCTTTTTCATCGGTCTTTTCATCGCTGTCGGCGGTCTCGTGGAGACGGGCGTCATCCGCAATCTCGCGGTACAGGGCGTCAACCTTACGGGCGGCGACGTGACGAAGACGTCGATGCTCGTTCTCTGGATGAGCGCGATCGTTTCGGCTTTCCTCGACAACATCCCGTTCGTCGCGACGATGATTCCGCTGATCCGGGATATGGGCGCGATGGGCGTCTCGAATCTTGAGCCGGTTTGGTGGAGCCTCGCGCTTGGCGCCTGCCTCGGGGGCAACGGCACGATCATCGGTGCATCTGCGAACGTCATCGTCGCGGGCATGGCGGCGGAGAGGGGCATCCCCATGACGTTCGTCCGCTTCATGATGGTCGGCTTCCCACTGATGATCCTGACGATCCTCACGTCGACGGTCTACGTCTACCTGCGCTATCTCATGTAA
- a CDS encoding Maf family protein, with amino-acid sequence MFILASASPRRRDLLAQIGASFRVEVSEAEEVREAKTAEKLVRINALAKARAVAAHATLPVLGADTVVALAGHIFGKPADEREAHEMLAALSGRAHDVLTGVAWCRGGQEFSTVEKTRVFFAALSKEMIARYVATGEPLGKAGAYAVQGRAAVFVERIEGSFSNVVGLPLHAAAHLAEKAGVDLYDASRA; translated from the coding sequence ATGTTCATCCTGGCATCGGCTTCGCCGCGCCGCCGCGATCTTCTCGCGCAGATCGGCGCTTCGTTCCGCGTGGAAGTGAGCGAGGCTGAAGAGGTGCGCGAGGCGAAGACAGCGGAGAAGCTTGTCCGCATCAATGCACTCGCCAAGGCACGCGCCGTGGCGGCGCATGCGACGCTTCCCGTGCTCGGTGCTGATACTGTCGTCGCGCTCGCCGGGCACATCTTCGGCAAGCCTGCAGATGAGAGGGAGGCGCACGAGATGCTCGCCGCGCTCTCGGGGCGTGCGCACGACGTTCTGACGGGCGTCGCATGGTGCAGGGGCGGCCAAGAGTTCTCGACGGTCGAGAAGACGCGCGTCTTCTTTGCCGCGCTTTCAAAAGAGATGATCGCGCGTTACGTCGCTACGGGCGAGCCTTTGGGCAAGGCGGGCGCCTATGCCGTGCAGGGGCGTGCCGCCGTCTTCGTCGAACGCATCGAAGGCTCGTTCTCGAACGTCGTCGGACTGCCGCTTCATGCGGCGGCTCATCTTGCAGAAAAAGCGGGGGTCGATCTCTATGACGCTTCTCGTGCGTGA
- a CDS encoding histidine triad nucleotide-binding protein — MADCIFCRIAAKEIPATAVYEDDSVIAFKDLEPQAPVHVLIIPKKHIKSLLGLTQEDRALVAHIHVDVVPQLAKELGLAEKGFRVVVNTGEEGGQTVGHLHFHLLGGRSMQWPPG; from the coding sequence ATGGCAGACTGCATTTTTTGCCGTATCGCGGCGAAGGAGATTCCCGCGACAGCGGTCTACGAAGATGATTCCGTCATCGCCTTCAAGGATCTTGAGCCGCAGGCGCCCGTGCATGTACTCATCATTCCGAAGAAGCATATCAAGAGTTTGCTCGGCTTGACGCAGGAGGACAGAGCACTCGTCGCGCACATCCATGTCGATGTCGTGCCGCAGCTTGCAAAGGAACTGGGACTTGCGGAAAAAGGCTTCCGCGTCGTTGTCAATACGGGCGAGGAAGGCGGGCAGACCGTCGGGCATCTGCACTTTCATCTCTTGGGCGGACGTTCCATGCAATGGCCGCCTGGTTGA
- a CDS encoding rod shape-determining protein has translation MWSLFGGLSRDMGIDLGTANTLVHVKGRGIVLREPSVVAIKSENGEVLAVGEDAKRMIGRTPGNIIAIRPMKDGVIADFDVTQAMLKYFIRKSMNTKSFVRPRVVVGVPSGVTEVEKRAVIDAAQQAGAREAYLIEEPMAAAIGAGLPVEEATGSMVVDIGGGTTEIAVISLGGIVTSRSIRIGGDEMDSSIVQYIKRQYNLMIGERTAEEIKITIGSAIVTPDVDREMDIRGRDLVSGLPKTLSIRASEVRDALNEPIYKIVDAVKGTLEKTPPELAADVMDHGIMMTGGGALLTNLDKLLSHETGMPVLIAEDPLSCVGEGTGKSLENIELLKRVVMISKKLRQ, from the coding sequence ATGTGGAGTCTTTTTGGTGGCTTGTCCCGCGATATGGGCATCGACCTTGGAACCGCGAATACATTGGTGCATGTGAAAGGCAGGGGCATCGTTCTGCGCGAGCCGTCTGTCGTAGCGATAAAGAGTGAGAACGGCGAGGTGCTCGCTGTCGGTGAGGACGCGAAGCGCATGATTGGCAGGACGCCGGGCAACATTATCGCCATCCGTCCAATGAAGGACGGCGTCATCGCCGACTTCGACGTGACGCAGGCGATGCTCAAGTACTTCATCCGAAAGTCGATGAATACGAAGTCCTTCGTGCGCCCGCGCGTCGTCGTCGGCGTTCCTTCGGGCGTGACCGAGGTCGAAAAACGTGCTGTCATCGATGCGGCGCAGCAGGCGGGAGCGCGTGAAGCCTACCTCATCGAAGAGCCGATGGCGGCGGCGATCGGCGCAGGGCTTCCTGTCGAGGAAGCGACGGGAAGCATGGTCGTCGACATCGGCGGCGGTACGACGGAGATTGCCGTCATCTCGCTCGGCGGCATCGTCACGAGCCGCTCGATCCGCATCGGCGGCGACGAGATGGATTCGTCCATCGTGCAGTACATCAAGCGCCAGTACAACCTCATGATCGGCGAGCGCACGGCGGAGGAAATCAAGATCACGATCGGCTCCGCCATCGTGACGCCCGACGTTGACCGTGAAATGGACATCCGCGGACGCGACCTCGTCAGCGGTCTGCCGAAGACGCTCTCGATCCGCGCGAGCGAGGTCAGGGATGCTCTGAATGAGCCGATCTACAAGATCGTCGACGCCGTCAAAGGCACGCTTGAAAAGACGCCGCCGGAGCTGGCGGCCGATGTCATGGATCACGGCATCATGATGACGGGCGGCGGCGCGCTCCTGACGAACCTAGATAAACTGCTGAGCCACGAGACGGGCATGCCCGTCCTCATCGCGGAAGACCCCTTGTCCTGTGTCGGCGAAGGCACGGGCAAGTCGCTTGAAAACATCGAGCTTCTAAAGCGCGTCGTGATGATCTCTAAGAAGTTGAGACAATGA